One genomic segment of Marinitoga piezophila KA3 includes these proteins:
- the aroH gene encoding chorismate mutase, with protein MIVGIRGATSIENNTKEEIISRTIELYTQIIEKNNIKRIISIFCSVTPDITAYNPITAIRENFKLDNVALFTLQEAVFENSPKAIIRLLIHCEGDTQNFVYLHKAKDLRKDIIK; from the coding sequence ATGATAGTAGGAATACGTGGCGCAACTTCAATTGAAAATAATACCAAAGAAGAAATAATCTCTCGTACAATAGAATTATACACCCAAATTATAGAAAAAAACAACATAAAGAGAATTATTAGTATATTTTGTTCAGTAACTCCTGATATAACTGCTTATAATCCTATCACTGCTATTAGAGAAAACTTCAAATTGGATAATGTAGCATTATTTACACTTCAAGAAGCCGTTTTTGAAAATTCTCCAAAAGCAATTATTAGATTACTAATTCACTGTGAGGGCGATACACAAAATTTTGTTTACTTGCATAAAGCAAAAGATTTAAGAAAAGATATAATAAAGTAA
- a CDS encoding MFS transporter, which produces MNNIYILSFIISIFISFLGDMSYNFFWYYTILKDHPVIGLGAFGTLTLFTSLVSFIFIQRFFKNTSIISFYYKINIFKAILVFLNIVFFVQIKPPYNYLLTVVLYFLMTVSGTIIAGTVNSIISTILKDKNEFTRFSSLNATLMRIALLSGWPLAGIIDKFGGVKWLLAFDFITFIPLIVVTLNLEKKIPELKEITYSSRFTRKNKRNNREDLKPFLRVLTEVFAVYVVSSFTTMTTIVLWKHNNLAEQIDSLSTSIFFTAFNGGMLLSSTLLMTRRIAEYYTKNVLRLRNIILIFTAACTYLSVVFSNNYLGFIIVMFFYGLSAGFILPTYRILINNYFEKEKKHILFAYNGIISRYSGSIANLIAAFIISVYSVNYVYYFSAIGLMLIVVVNILLNNNFYLNSFEEKMSIEYEE; this is translated from the coding sequence ATGAACAATATATATATTTTGAGTTTTATAATTTCAATATTCATTTCTTTTTTGGGGGATATGTCGTACAATTTCTTCTGGTATTATACAATTTTAAAAGACCATCCTGTTATAGGACTTGGAGCATTTGGAACATTAACGCTTTTTACTTCGTTAGTGAGTTTTATTTTTATTCAGAGATTTTTTAAAAATACATCTATAATAAGCTTTTATTATAAAATCAATATTTTTAAAGCGATTCTTGTTTTCTTAAATATAGTTTTTTTTGTTCAGATAAAACCTCCGTATAATTATTTGTTGACGGTGGTATTATATTTTCTTATGACTGTAAGTGGAACTATAATAGCGGGAACAGTAAATTCAATAATTTCAACAATATTAAAAGATAAAAATGAATTTACACGCTTTTCTTCATTAAATGCAACATTAATGAGAATAGCATTGTTAAGTGGTTGGCCATTAGCGGGTATTATTGATAAATTTGGTGGTGTTAAGTGGTTATTAGCGTTTGACTTTATTACTTTTATACCTCTTATAGTAGTAACATTGAATTTGGAGAAAAAAATTCCAGAGCTCAAAGAAATTACATATTCTTCAAGATTTACAAGGAAAAATAAAAGAAATAATAGAGAAGATTTAAAGCCATTTTTAAGAGTTTTAACAGAAGTTTTTGCAGTATATGTAGTTTCATCATTTACAACAATGACAACTATAGTATTATGGAAACACAATAATTTGGCAGAACAAATAGATTCATTGAGCACAAGTATATTTTTTACAGCTTTTAATGGTGGGATGTTATTATCTTCAACCTTATTAATGACCAGAAGAATAGCAGAATATTATACAAAAAATGTTTTGCGATTGAGAAATATAATATTAATTTTTACAGCTGCATGTACATATTTATCTGTAGTATTTTCAAATAATTATTTGGGATTTATTATAGTAATGTTTTTTTATGGTTTAAGCGCTGGTTTTATACTACCAACCTATAGGATATTAATAAACAATTACTTTGAGAAAGAGAAAAAGCATATATTATTTGCATATAATGGAATAATTTCCAGATATTCAGGTTCAATTGCCAATTTAATAGCAGCATTTATAATTTCCGTGTATTCAGTAAATTATGTATATTATTTTTCAGCAATAGGATTAATGTTAATTGTTGTTGTGAATATCTTATTGAACAACAATTTCTATTTAAATAGTTTTGAAGAAAAAATGAGTATAGAATATGAAGAATAA
- a CDS encoding KAP family P-loop NTPase fold protein, whose translation MELGKIIEKVVDKPLNKTDKKLLVNREKEFELINLLTQYQPYGIYGICGETGIGKTTVINNIEIPFHTIKITLTQRENQDTILYDILYNLSLVSEKDIKIAKEIKEWILEEISYIKGFSLGISFIGNASVGSQNQKAPRFNYFKAKEYLNKLTDELIKKYNKVIIIIDELDKEKKRDVLIVLDSLKLELQKEGLIVIVSLPYSIYREYKNDRMHRNESGNLENIIKDIIFLREFTSSEIKEILIKRLKEHIDFFDDKSLELIADFSDGNPRDAFWITQKIIFEALSQKIIRIDEKLVRTLMRNIVKEYLNEISLTEKQKTFIDESLYPGSREEIVKKAISKNKLPRSTAYSIFDRLLELGIIIEQNGTYKLSGKVKYLYI comes from the coding sequence ATGGAATTAGGGAAGATAATTGAAAAAGTAGTTGATAAACCTTTAAATAAAACAGATAAAAAATTGCTTGTGAATAGAGAAAAAGAATTTGAATTAATAAATCTTTTGACGCAGTATCAGCCATATGGAATTTATGGTATTTGCGGAGAAACTGGTATTGGAAAAACAACTGTAATAAATAATATTGAAATACCTTTTCATACAATAAAAATAACATTAACTCAAAGAGAAAATCAGGATACAATTCTTTATGATATACTTTATAATTTATCTTTGGTATCTGAAAAAGATATAAAAATTGCAAAGGAAATTAAAGAATGGATTCTTGAAGAAATTTCATATATTAAGGGATTTTCATTAGGAATAAGTTTTATTGGAAATGCATCAGTTGGTTCTCAAAATCAAAAAGCACCACGTTTTAATTATTTTAAAGCAAAAGAATATTTAAATAAATTAACTGATGAATTGATAAAAAAATATAATAAAGTGATTATAATAATTGATGAATTGGATAAAGAAAAAAAACGTGATGTATTAATCGTATTGGATAGTTTAAAATTGGAATTGCAAAAAGAAGGACTTATTGTAATTGTTTCATTGCCGTATTCTATATATAGAGAATATAAAAATGATAGAATGCATAGAAATGAAAGTGGAAACCTTGAAAATATAATAAAAGATATAATTTTTTTAAGAGAATTTACCTCATCTGAAATCAAGGAAATTCTTATTAAAAGGTTAAAAGAACATATTGATTTTTTTGATGATAAATCATTGGAATTAATTGCTGATTTTTCAGATGGTAATCCACGAGATGCATTCTGGATTACACAAAAGATTATTTTTGAAGCGTTGTCTCAAAAGATTATAAGAATTGACGAAAAATTGGTAAGAACTCTAATGAGAAACATTGTAAAAGAATATTTAAATGAAATTTCGCTAACAGAAAAGCAAAAAACATTTATTGATGAAAGTTTATATCCTGGAAGTAGAGAAGAGATTGTAAAAAAAGCTATTTCAAAAAATAAATTACCTCGATCAACTGCATATTCAATTTTTGATAGACTATTAGAACTGGGAATAATTATAGAGCAAAACGGAACTTATAAACTCTCAGGCAAAGTAAAATATTTATATATTTAA
- a CDS encoding putative DNA modification/repair radical SAM protein: MDINEKLRILSSSAKYDVSCASSGSDRNNEKKGIGNAVTSGVCHSWTSDGRCISLLKILFSNACIYDCAYCINRASNDVKRATFTVDEVVQLTMNFYRRNYIEGLFLSSAIIKSPDYTMEQMLKVVKKLRKEENFNGYIHLKAIPGADLKLIREAGFYADRLSVNIELPSEKSLKLLAPQKKKENIIKPMKFLGTNILANVEDRKKYKKTPLFVPAGHSTQLIVGASPESDYQILRLAEGMYKKFNMKRVYYSAFIPVNKDKRLPINIKPPLKREHRLYQADWLLRFYKFSASEILNEKNPFLDEKLDPKTSWALRNFHFFPIEINRASYDELIRVPGIGIKSALTIIKARKYSPITFDDLKKIGVVLKRAKYFITCNGKYYSNIFLSPDAIREKLTENLSMKIPLFPTTAIEVSRS; the protein is encoded by the coding sequence ATGGATATAAATGAAAAATTGAGGATATTATCTTCATCAGCTAAATATGATGTTTCATGTGCTTCAAGCGGTTCTGATAGAAATAATGAAAAAAAAGGTATAGGAAATGCCGTAACCAGTGGTGTATGTCATAGCTGGACATCAGATGGAAGATGCATCTCACTTTTGAAGATTTTATTCTCAAATGCCTGTATTTACGATTGTGCTTATTGTATAAATAGAGCAAGTAATGATGTAAAAAGGGCAACATTTACTGTTGATGAGGTTGTTCAGTTAACAATGAATTTTTATAGAAGAAATTACATAGAAGGTTTATTTTTAAGTTCCGCAATAATAAAAAGTCCTGATTATACTATGGAGCAAATGTTGAAAGTAGTAAAAAAGCTCAGAAAAGAAGAAAATTTTAATGGTTACATCCATTTGAAGGCTATTCCAGGAGCAGATTTGAAACTTATACGTGAAGCAGGTTTTTATGCGGATAGGTTAAGCGTTAATATTGAGTTGCCAAGTGAAAAAAGTTTAAAACTATTGGCCCCACAAAAGAAAAAAGAAAATATAATTAAACCCATGAAATTTTTGGGAACAAATATTCTGGCTAATGTTGAAGATAGAAAGAAATATAAAAAAACTCCTCTATTTGTTCCAGCCGGCCATAGTACACAGTTAATTGTTGGAGCATCACCTGAAAGCGACTATCAAATTTTGAGATTGGCAGAAGGTATGTATAAAAAATTCAATATGAAAAGAGTATATTATTCAGCATTTATACCTGTTAATAAAGATAAGCGTCTTCCTATAAATATAAAACCACCATTGAAAAGAGAACATAGATTATATCAGGCAGATTGGTTATTGAGATTTTATAAGTTTTCAGCTTCTGAAATTCTTAATGAGAAAAATCCATTTTTAGATGAAAAGCTTGATCCCAAAACGTCATGGGCATTAAGAAATTTTCATTTTTTCCCTATAGAAATTAATAGAGCATCTTATGATGAATTAATCAGAGTGCCTGGGATAGGAATAAAATCAGCATTGACTATAATTAAAGCAAGAAAATATTCACCTATAACCTTTGATGATTTGAAAAAAATAGGTGTTGTTCTAAAACGAGCAAAATATTTTATTACCTGTAACGGTAAATATTATAGTAATATTTTTTTATCTCCTGACGCAATAAGGGAAAAATTAACTGAAAACTTAAGTATGAAAATACCATTATTTCCCACAACGGCAATTGAAGTTTCAAGGAGCTGA
- a CDS encoding TIGR03915 family putative DNA repair protein, translating to MNILTYDGTFQGLLTITYYCFEKRKLPDLILKEGNKGIFGNGNIIKTDFKKAEYVSNFIKRKINNGILKNIFLAYLSEYENIEVDIIKYVNIALKLKKDPINYIEKDYILKIKKVIYKVSNEKHKFIGLLRFRELSNGLYYAPFEPDHNIIILLARHFINRFSNQNWIIHDIKRNLALVYSKGKVDLININISNQYFFKDLENLSKDEIEYQSLWKTYFNSAAITERNNSKLQKQFMPIRYWKYLTEF from the coding sequence ATGAATATACTTACATATGATGGAACATTTCAGGGATTACTTACTATTACATATTATTGTTTTGAAAAAAGGAAATTACCTGACTTAATTTTAAAAGAAGGAAATAAAGGGATTTTTGGCAACGGTAATATTATAAAAACCGACTTTAAAAAAGCTGAATATGTGAGTAATTTTATAAAAAGAAAAATAAATAATGGAATTTTGAAAAATATATTTTTAGCCTATCTTTCGGAATATGAAAACATAGAAGTTGATATTATAAAATATGTCAATATCGCTTTGAAATTGAAAAAAGACCCCATAAATTATATAGAAAAGGACTATATTTTGAAAATAAAAAAGGTAATATATAAAGTGTCAAATGAAAAGCATAAATTTATAGGGTTATTACGTTTTAGAGAATTATCAAATGGACTTTATTATGCACCGTTTGAACCCGACCATAATATTATTATTCTACTTGCCCGGCATTTTATAAACCGATTTTCAAATCAAAATTGGATTATTCATGATATAAAAAGAAACCTTGCCCTTGTTTATTCAAAGGGCAAGGTGGATTTAATTAATATAAATATTTCAAATCAGTATTTTTTTAAAGATTTGGAAAATTTATCAAAAGATGAAATTGAATACCAGAGTTTATGGAAAACATATTTTAATAGTGCAGCGATTACAGAAAGAAACAATTCTAAACTTCAAAAACAATTTATGCCTATACGCTATTGGAAATATTTAACGGAATTCTAA
- a CDS encoding efflux RND transporter permease subunit has translation MKKLGKIIIEHSKVVFALMMVLTLVALYFTTKLYIKPGFLDLLPADDPYVQVYKEASKSFKSIDNIMIGIEGNKEDIIKYIDAISSKLKTMDGVDAIYARNPMDFMKKNIFLLSPDEQQKFLLKLYSSENIVDFFDSLNQMFETPDNGYHISEQEKRQFNYILDSFNNLLVSINNNDIEAVKQNFQGMLFGKEYMISDDGKFGIVIVRPGISFNDLNRTIELVNKIEKVVKDEAKNYNVKAGLTGTAVIERDEMVTTERDMAITTTVSVILILIIFYLGFRSFKFMILSIIPLITGIILALGYAKITIGSLNIMTVMMGAILAGLGIDYSIHIISLYLELRSKGNNVKDALYGVFEKNVRGIVAGAVTTAIVMGIFMISEFPGFREFGIVLSAGIIFTLISAITILPILLKWFGKSFKDPGKTFVIDYDIKKYRMISIILLVVLIIFSAVKITKVQFEKNMLEIEAKGLESIAINNKILEEFELSPDNTIFISNNLAEAKMLYEKIKNVKVFSEVDSIIPFIPETEKQVVRLKNAKTVKSLYVEPINFDMNKLKNELRRLNLNMLKASLSLNTFGYKDLGKKVNEIVKSGIINKLMDKNYEDYLAIQKTIISQINSLKKDLNDSEFITIDKIPEEIKSNYVSDDGKVLTTVYPAGDIWNADFQKEYFKILDGLNVDNVTGTSLLFYKVVKISAEEGKNLLILTLILIFVVLLIDLRSLKYSILALLPMLLAIVLMLGIMGWFDIKFNVVNIIALPLIIGIGVDDGIHLIHRYRREKNLREALRSTGKAITMTTLTTGAAFGSFVLAKYRGFVGFGLLLLMGVIFSFLITAYVITSIISYMESKDNKESN, from the coding sequence GTGAAAAAGCTTGGAAAAATAATCATTGAACACTCTAAAGTTGTATTTGCTTTAATGATGGTTTTAACTCTTGTAGCCTTATATTTTACGACAAAGTTATATATTAAACCTGGCTTTTTGGATTTATTGCCAGCAGATGATCCATATGTTCAGGTTTATAAAGAAGCGTCTAAGAGCTTTAAAAGTATAGATAATATTATGATTGGTATTGAAGGAAATAAAGAAGATATCATAAAGTATATAGATGCTATTTCATCTAAATTAAAAACAATGGATGGGGTTGATGCAATATATGCCAGGAATCCCATGGATTTTATGAAAAAAAATATATTTTTGTTGTCACCAGACGAACAACAAAAATTTCTTTTAAAATTATATTCTTCGGAAAATATTGTTGATTTTTTTGATTCTTTAAACCAGATGTTTGAAACTCCTGATAACGGTTATCATATTTCAGAACAGGAAAAGAGGCAATTTAACTATATTCTTGATTCTTTTAATAATTTACTTGTTTCAATAAATAATAATGATATAGAAGCAGTTAAACAAAATTTCCAGGGAATGTTATTTGGCAAAGAATATATGATTTCTGATGACGGAAAGTTTGGAATAGTTATTGTTAGACCTGGTATATCCTTTAATGATTTAAATAGAACTATTGAATTGGTTAATAAAATTGAAAAGGTTGTAAAGGATGAAGCAAAAAATTATAATGTAAAAGCCGGTTTAACAGGAACGGCTGTTATTGAAAGAGATGAAATGGTTACTACAGAAAGGGATATGGCAATTACAACAACTGTGTCCGTTATATTGATACTTATAATATTCTATCTTGGATTTAGAAGTTTTAAGTTTATGATACTTTCAATTATTCCGTTGATAACAGGCATTATTCTTGCTTTAGGATATGCAAAAATAACTATAGGTTCATTAAATATTATGACAGTAATGATGGGTGCAATACTTGCAGGATTAGGAATTGATTATTCAATTCACATTATATCCCTATATCTTGAATTGAGAAGTAAAGGAAATAATGTAAAAGATGCATTATATGGTGTTTTTGAAAAGAACGTTAGAGGTATTGTTGCCGGTGCTGTTACAACGGCTATAGTAATGGGAATATTTATGATAAGTGAATTTCCAGGATTTAGAGAATTTGGTATTGTTTTATCTGCAGGTATTATTTTTACATTGATTTCTGCAATAACAATATTGCCTATATTATTAAAATGGTTTGGTAAGAGTTTTAAAGATCCTGGAAAAACATTTGTAATTGATTATGATATAAAAAAATATAGAATGATTAGTATAATTCTTCTTGTTGTATTAATTATTTTTTCTGCCGTAAAAATAACTAAGGTGCAATTTGAAAAAAATATGCTTGAAATTGAAGCAAAAGGTTTAGAAAGTATAGCTATTAATAACAAAATTCTTGAAGAATTTGAGCTTTCACCTGATAATACAATATTTATAAGTAATAATCTGGCTGAAGCAAAGATGCTATATGAAAAGATTAAAAATGTAAAAGTATTTTCAGAAGTAGATAGTATAATTCCATTTATTCCCGAAACAGAAAAACAGGTTGTTAGGTTAAAAAATGCAAAAACGGTAAAATCATTATATGTAGAACCTATTAATTTTGATATGAATAAATTAAAAAATGAATTGAGAAGGTTAAATCTTAATATGCTAAAAGCTTCGTTATCCTTAAATACTTTTGGATACAAAGATTTAGGGAAAAAAGTAAATGAAATTGTAAAGTCTGGAATTATAAATAAATTAATGGATAAGAATTATGAAGATTACTTGGCAATTCAAAAAACTATTATTAGCCAGATAAATTCACTAAAAAAGGATTTAAATGATTCTGAATTTATTACTATTGATAAGATTCCAGAAGAAATAAAATCCAATTATGTCAGTGATGATGGAAAAGTTTTAACTACAGTATATCCAGCAGGAGATATATGGAATGCAGACTTCCAAAAAGAATATTTTAAGATTTTAGATGGCTTGAATGTTGATAATGTTACTGGTACTTCCTTATTATTCTATAAGGTTGTGAAAATCTCTGCTGAAGAAGGAAAAAATCTATTGATATTAACATTAATTTTGATATTTGTTGTTCTGTTAATAGATCTTAGAAGTTTGAAATACTCGATTTTAGCGTTATTACCAATGCTACTTGCAATTGTATTAATGTTAGGAATAATGGGTTGGTTTGATATTAAATTTAATGTAGTAAATATTATTGCCTTACCATTAATTATTGGTATAGGTGTTGATGATGGAATTCATTTGATACACAGATATAGAAGAGAAAAGAATTTAAGAGAAGCGTTAAGAAGTACAGGAAAAGCTATTACAATGACAACATTAACAACAGGAGCAGCTTTTGGTTCATTTGTTCTGGCTAAATATAGAGGATTCGTAGGATTTGGGCTATTATTGTTAATGGGAGTTATATTTAGTTTTTTAATTACAGCATATGTAATTACGTCTATTATCAGTTATATGGAAAGCAAAGATAATAAGGAGTCGAATTAA
- the hcp gene encoding hydroxylamine reductase, translated as MFCYQCEEAARGVGCTAMGVCGKTPEVANLQDMLLWVTKGLSYWGLKAKEYGIKDDEANLFVAEALFITITNVNFSVERMVEFIEKALDLKDRVKHKFLEAYAKEEGKSFDEKVPEAAEWDKRGDANLYAQKGFEVGVLADKDEDIRSLKQLVIYGLKGIAAYADHAYVLKYTNDDILYFLQKGMAETLREDITADELINLTLETGKYAVEVMALLDKANTSTYGNPEITEVYTGTYNTPAILISGHDLLDLEELLKQTEGTGIKIYTHGEMLPAHAYPELKKYEHLAGNFGGAWWQQNKEFAEFGGAILMTTNCLVPPKESYKDRVFTTGLVGFDKLTHIPNRTDGKPKDFSPVIKKALELGPIPEREGKKIIIGFAHEQVAKVADKVIDAVKSGAIKKFFVMAGCDGRHKEREYYTEFAANLPKDTVILTAGCAKYRYNKLDLGDIDGIPRVLDAGQCNDSYSLVVTALKLKEAFGLEDINELPIEYNIAWYEQKAVAVLLALLYLGVKGIKLGPKLPAFISPNVLKVLVDNFGINPITTVEEDLKFFLNK; from the coding sequence ATGTTTTGTTATCAATGTGAAGAAGCTGCAAGAGGTGTAGGCTGTACAGCAATGGGAGTTTGTGGTAAGACACCAGAAGTAGCTAATTTACAGGATATGTTGCTTTGGGTTACCAAGGGTTTATCGTATTGGGGATTAAAAGCAAAAGAATATGGAATTAAAGACGATGAAGCTAATTTATTTGTAGCAGAAGCATTATTTATTACAATCACAAATGTAAACTTTTCTGTTGAAAGAATGGTTGAATTTATAGAAAAAGCTTTAGATTTAAAAGACAGAGTAAAGCATAAATTTCTTGAAGCTTATGCTAAAGAAGAAGGCAAATCATTTGATGAAAAAGTACCAGAAGCAGCAGAATGGGATAAAAGAGGCGACGCTAATTTATATGCACAAAAAGGTTTTGAAGTAGGAGTATTAGCTGATAAAGATGAAGATATCAGATCTTTAAAACAATTAGTAATATATGGATTAAAAGGTATTGCAGCTTATGCTGATCATGCTTATGTTTTAAAATATACAAATGATGATATTTTATATTTCTTACAAAAAGGAATGGCTGAAACATTAAGAGAAGATATTACAGCAGATGAATTAATTAATTTAACACTTGAAACTGGTAAATACGCTGTTGAAGTTATGGCATTACTCGATAAAGCAAATACATCAACATATGGAAATCCTGAAATTACAGAAGTTTATACAGGAACATATAATACACCAGCTATATTAATTAGTGGTCATGACTTATTAGATTTAGAGGAATTATTAAAACAAACTGAAGGAACAGGCATAAAGATTTATACACATGGTGAAATGTTACCAGCCCATGCATATCCAGAATTAAAGAAATACGAGCATTTAGCTGGAAACTTTGGAGGAGCATGGTGGCAACAGAATAAAGAATTTGCTGAATTTGGTGGAGCAATTTTAATGACAACTAACTGTTTAGTACCTCCAAAAGAATCATATAAAGATAGGGTATTCACAACAGGACTTGTTGGTTTTGATAAATTAACTCATATTCCAAATAGAACAGATGGAAAACCAAAAGATTTCTCACCAGTAATCAAGAAAGCATTAGAATTGGGTCCAATCCCAGAAAGAGAAGGTAAAAAGATAATTATAGGTTTTGCTCATGAACAGGTTGCAAAGGTTGCAGATAAGGTTATAGATGCCGTAAAATCAGGAGCTATTAAGAAATTCTTTGTAATGGCTGGTTGTGACGGAAGACATAAGGAAAGGGAATACTATACAGAATTTGCAGCTAACTTGCCAAAAGATACAGTTATCTTAACAGCAGGTTGTGCAAAATATAGATATAACAAACTTGATCTTGGAGATATAGATGGTATTCCAAGAGTATTGGATGCAGGTCAATGTAATGATTCATACTCATTAGTTGTAACAGCATTAAAGTTAAAAGAAGCATTTGGCCTTGAAGATATAAATGAATTACCAATTGAATATAATATTGCATGGTATGAACAAAAGGCAGTAGCAGTATTACTTGCATTACTTTATTTAGGAGTAAAAGGAATAAAATTAGGTCCAAAACTTCCAGCATTTATTTCACCAAATGTATTAAAAGTATTAGTAGATAATTTTGGAATTAATCCAATTACAACAGTAGAAGAAGATTTAAAATTTTTCTTGAATAAGTAA
- a CDS encoding flavodoxin domain-containing protein produces the protein MKICVIYDTKKNSTKVFSEWIKEDIQQHNIDVDIFKYNEFNNKYDYDLFIIGSPIYYEKPLKGIMKFLEENSSILKEKKTAVFIVCMAQLFGKATEKYIKNHYLRPLEEKVGDLVVESGVFWGWIRKINEKDRDKVKKWVNEIVKKLGD, from the coding sequence ATGAAAATATGTGTAATATATGATACCAAAAAGAATTCAACAAAGGTCTTTTCAGAATGGATTAAAGAAGATATCCAACAACACAATATAGATGTGGATATATTTAAATATAATGAATTTAACAATAAATATGATTATGATTTGTTTATAATAGGAAGTCCCATTTATTATGAAAAACCCCTAAAAGGAATTATGAAATTTTTAGAAGAAAACAGTTCTATCTTAAAAGAGAAAAAAACAGCTGTATTTATTGTTTGTATGGCTCAATTATTTGGGAAAGCTACAGAGAAATATATAAAAAATCACTATTTAAGACCGCTTGAAGAAAAAGTTGGAGATTTAGTTGTTGAGAGTGGAGTTTTTTGGGGATGGATAAGAAAAATTAATGAGAAAGATAGAGATAAAGTAAAGAAATGGGTAAATGAAATAGTAAAAAAGCTTGGTGATTAA
- a CDS encoding TetR/AcrR family transcriptional regulator: MEDTYEKILKAAYLVFSENGYENASLNKIKETAGVSKGAIYHYFKSKDELFYHVIKSYFEEFVKIFDQYSFDSLDKIKEFGFMAIDIYEQDQKSQNITMVLFQQSLKNKEIKELLEEYITKVLNKIGEKLQEISENGKLKEDVDINLLAQKIFVTMDTLGLYISYGIKNIDVRRLWNDFIDDYISQYYKK; the protein is encoded by the coding sequence ATGGAAGATACTTATGAAAAGATTTTAAAAGCAGCATATCTGGTTTTTTCAGAAAATGGTTATGAAAATGCGAGTTTAAATAAAATTAAGGAAACTGCAGGAGTTTCTAAAGGAGCTATTTATCATTATTTTAAAAGTAAGGATGAATTATTTTATCATGTAATAAAATCATATTTTGAAGAGTTTGTAAAAATCTTTGACCAATATTCCTTTGATTCTCTTGATAAAATAAAAGAATTTGGTTTTATGGCTATAGATATATATGAACAGGATCAAAAATCTCAAAATATTACTATGGTATTATTTCAACAATCACTAAAAAACAAAGAAATAAAGGAATTGCTTGAAGAATATATAACAAAGGTTCTAAATAAAATCGGAGAAAAATTACAGGAAATATCGGAAAATGGAAAGTTAAAAGAAGATGTAGATATAAATTTATTAGCTCAAAAAATTTTTGTAACTATGGACACATTGGGATTATATATATCTTATGGAATAAAAAATATCGATGTAAGAAGATTATGGAATGATTTTATTGATGATTACATTTCGCAGTATTATAAAAAATGA